A region of Vanessa tameamea isolate UH-Manoa-2023 chromosome 21, ilVanTame1 primary haplotype, whole genome shotgun sequence DNA encodes the following proteins:
- the LOC113395227 gene encoding armadillo repeat-containing protein 2 has product MGEKAARRGAGAPFYAPPRRKTSAEIISEARAAISAEMNNITSGSGLSALRPLRTRRPFTPREPQRTLFTERTRKKDTRPPSAFDLKYLTLDESKEEAFISSSVHYGSLDEDDARDDLFAENQPSVKKKAVRTRPTQDRSGDGWSGFPKLPHLSGRSKPLHRRNTAGQSGDASSPEITIKRNQILSSKSLSCDLDTGLGEVTVKHLAVQLPNPSNDDYDNMTVLELAEALSSKSRNSEHILVLMQALQSNIAKHSPGNSLRELVLHSLYKHIDGEDERVLVAIARAMLTMRVTGVHLAAACKLIFKISRNDRNDHFFRNSDLLDLVVEGCGRIDPVTESECCVYAAGALRFLALEPRLCALAHRAGALHLTALHLKILNNAKAERPRQVSEQATHALYQVTGALRNLAGSGEGADGGAGGADGERGEWGRAFAACGALSELLAALTLHTDRDVLTNVARCLSVLSADETCCAWLCASPASARALLTALAACASRAPLAVRLAYTLGNMAAADEQARINIYNEEGGVDVLLTILESYTQRNENETRESDSDPDRHLVGSDLGGSDGSNEDVLIKTVRIMANLCLAELAGRGLAANHAERTVRALLSCLDLAEKPPDSKINDLSEKERNAWLERREELAMAVLATLNNITFYLEPSAASLQNHTLELMCKATCRWIRGSGAAACEAVRALGNLSRSAHAAQLIVLEGALTALPPFQQHEDSSVRCAAAGVLVNVCGAGGAGGAGEAARALCSAAHARDVPAAALLARALWNAHAHRPLEAGPAHQVAAALALFIDDESVFTACEASKLGDRRASDPQISKHHQVKFELDNNNHPSNMPFELDVPKPLTAKAFSVEEDLHLDQDYDDEGERHSGEDLGFEEGEIEECDCGPCRRLAAWEELVGVAIPLLEKLRPPRADASVGTD; this is encoded by the exons ATGGGTGAGAAAGCTGCCCGGCGCGGCGCTGGCGCTCCGTTCTACGCGCCGCCTCGTCGTAAAACATCCGCGGAGATCATCAGCGAGGCCCGCGCTGCTATCAGTGCAG AAATGAACAATATTACGAGCGGGTCAGGGCTGAGCGCTCTCCGCCCACTGCGTACGCGCCGCCCGTTCACACCGCGCGAACCGCAACGCACACTGTTCACTGAACGCACGCGCAAGAAGGACACCCGGCCTCCTAGCGCGTTTGA CCTCAAATACCTCACTCTGGATGAGAGCAAAGAAGAAGCTTTCATTTCGTCCAGCGTACATTATGGTAGTCTAGATGAAGATGACGCTAGAGACGATCTTTTTGCTGAAAACCAACcaagtgttaaaaaaaaagca GTACGAACTCGACCAACACAAGATCGATCAGGTGACGGATGGAGCGGTTTTCCCAAGCTGCCTCACCTTAGCGGTAGAAGTAAACCACTACATAGAAGAAACACAGCAGGACAATCAGGCGATG CATCCAGTCctgaaattactattaaaagaaACCAAATTTTGTCTTCAAAATCATTGTCGTGTGATTTAGATACTGGTCTTGGAGAGGTCACTGTTAAGCATCTCGCAGTACAATTGCCAAATCCTTCAAACGATGACTATGATAA CATGACAGTGCTGGAGTTAGCTGAAGCGCTATCAAGTAAAAGTCGGAATTCGGAACATATTCTAGTTCTGATGCAAGCTCTTCAGAGTAACATTGCAAAACATTCACCGGGGAACAGTCTTCGAGAACTAGTACTTCattctttatataaacatatagacGGCGAAGACGAAAGGGTATTGGTGGCTATAGCCAGGGCGATGCTTACG ATGCGTGTTACTGGAGTACATTTGGCGGCAGCTTGCaagttgatatttaaaatttcaagaaaCGACAGGAACGATCATTTCTTCAGGAATAGTGATCTTCtcg actTAGTAGTAGAAGGCTGCGGTCGAATAGATCCAGTTACTGAAAGCGAGTGCTGCGTGTACGCGGCGGGTGCGTTGCGTTTTCTGGCGCTGGAGCCGCGACTGTGTGCGCTAGCGCATCGCGCAGGGGCACTGCACCTAACTGCGCTACACCTTAAGATTCTAAACAATGCT AAAGCGGAGAGACCCCGCCAAGTATCGGAACAGGCAACTCACGCTCTGTATCAAGTGACGGGCGCGCTGCGTAACCTGGCGGGGAGCGGGGAGGGTGCGGACGGCGGGGCGGGCGGGGCGGACGGGGAGCGCGGGGAGTGGGGGCGCGCGTTCGCGGCGTGCGGCGCGCTCAGCGAGCTGCTCGCCGCGCTCACACTGCACACTGACAGAGACGTCCTCACCAACGTTGCGAGGTGCCTTAG TGTCCTGTCAGCGGACGAAACATGCTGCGCGTGGTTGTGCGCGTCGCCCGCGAGCGCGCGCGCGCTGCTGACGGCGCTGGCGGCGTGCGCGTCGCGGGCGCCGCTCGCGGTGCGGCTCGCCTACACACTCGGGAACATGGCCGCCGCGGACGAACAGGCCAGGATCAAT ATCTACAATGAAGAGGGCGGTGTGGATGTTCTTCTCACGATACTGGAGTCGTACACACAGAGAAACGAAAATGAAACGAGAGAATCCGATTCTGATCCTGATCGACATTtagttg gcTCCGACCTCGGTGGATCCGACGGCTCTAATGAGGATGTTCTTATTAAA ACGGTACGGATAATGGCGAATTTATGTCTCGCTGAACTCGCTGGAAGAGGCTTGGCAGCTAACCATGCTGAAAGAACAGTGCGGGCTCTTCTGTCATGTCTCGACTTAGCTGAGAAACCACCGGACAGTAAG ATAAACGATTTGTCAGAAAAAGAACGCAATGCTTGGTTAGAAAGACGTGAAGAACTAGCAATGGCAGTATTGGCGACGCTCAACAACATCACTTTCTATCTCGAACCTTCTGCTGCGAGTCTACAAAATCATACCCTAGAACTTATGTGTAAAG CAACGTGTCGTTGGATACGTGGCAGCGGAGCAGCCGCCTGCGAGGCGGTACGCGCGCTCGGGAACCTCTCCCGCTCCGCGCACGCCGCGCAGCTCATCGTGCTAGAGGGCGCTCTCACTGCTCTCCCGCCATTCCAACAACACG AGGACTCGAGCGTGCGGTGCGCGGCGGCGGGCGTGCTCGTGAACGtgtgcggcgcgggcggcgcgggcggcgcgggggaGGCGGCGCGTGCGCTGTGCTCGGCGGCGCACGCGCGCGACGTGCCGGCCGCCGCGCTGCTCGCGCGCGCGCTGTGGAACGCGCACGCGCACCGCCCGCTCGAGGCGGGGCCCGCGCATCAGGTGGCCGCGGCTCTCGCCTTGTTTATTG ACGACGAATCAGTCTTCACAGCGTGTGAAGCGTCGAAGCTCGGCGATAGACGCGCAAGCGATCCACAGATTTCGAAACATCATCAG GTAAAGTTCGAGCTGGATAATAATAATCATCCCTCAAACATGCCTTTCGAGCTCGACGTGCCAAAGCCTCTAACAGCTAAAGCTTTCAGCGTTGAAGAAGATTTGCATTTGGATCAAGATTACGACGATGAAGGCGAACG ACATTCAGGAGAAGATTTAGGTTTCGAAGAAGGGGAGATAGAAGAATGTGATTGTGGCCCATGTCGCAGACTGGCCGCGTGGGAAGAGCTAGTAGGGGTCGCTATACCGCTCTTGGAGAAACTACGCCCTCCCAGAGCCGACGCGTCCGTAGGCACAGATTAA
- the LOC135193897 gene encoding uncharacterized protein LOC135193897, producing MGRRRSLCVFLALSVLANAFCLPSSLMRSKRQSSSAPIEISTSDSEITVPDSSLNTVNYDLPPSVPYNDDDDDDDDFDTPTTYPSDGGGSNIFSLLKLVTAFLPGSSTSSSSPDTTDEHAPSPLWTLKLDILRAILQFGTSILGVASSAVFSSSSG from the exons ATGGGTCGTAGACGCAGCTTGTGTGTGTTCCTGGCTTTGTCCGTGTTGGCCAATGCATTTTGCCTGCCATCTAGTTTAATGCGGTCGAAGAGGCAGTCTTCTAGTGCACCg atcgAAATATCAACATCGGATAGCGAAATAACCGTGCCTGATTCAAGTTTAAACACTGTCAATTATGATTTACCCCCGTCCGTGCcttataatgatgatgatgatgatgatgatgacttcGACACACCCACAACATATCCATCAGATGGCGGTGGCAGTAACATCTTCAGCTTACTCAAATTAGTAACCGCCTTTCTTCCTGGATCAAGTACTTCGAGC agTAGTCCGGATACTACTGATGAACATGCACCATCACCACTGTGGACACTGAAGCTAGATATCTTACGAGCTATATTACAGTTTGGAACATCAATACTGGGAGTGGCTTCATCGGCAGTTTTTTCCTCGTCTTCCggttaa
- the LOC113395245 gene encoding uncharacterized protein LOC113395245, which yields MKLVKEIVKRNMPKIIIRRQGVADNEIDIDYLADLKPPTFQKQEYDNNDSNSDSEQENEIDEDEPAEQSLEDDRNNSEQDSDSNLDEGDDDDDYDEPPGGGDGEGGGILGLLAGLSGGDGQSDLGSLLATISGIIANLSGDGIDLNALIASGIGLFVGLLSEGEENPGAIIASYLLTSLDTITGGGAKNNGAFFGKFLSKLVKGTSAAGDPDASSEEEDNGNKMIMADSAGFFLSFITSILGDMSKSSSSSHPWRRYFKENY from the exons ATGAAGCTTGTCAAGGAAATCGTGAAACGTAACATGCCAAAAATCATTATCCGTAGACAAGGAGTGGCTGATAATGAGATCGACATTGATTACTTAGCTGATTTGAAACCCCCTACATTTCAAAAGCAGGAATATGATAACAATGATTCTAATAGTGATTCTGAACAAGAAAATGAAATCGATGAAGACGAACCAGCCGAACAGAGTTTAGAGGATGATAGAAATAATTCAGAACAAGATTCGGACTCTAATTTAGATGAAGgcgatgatgacgatgattaCGATGAACCACCAGGAGGTGGGGATGGTGAGGGGGGTGGGATTTTAGGTCTACTGGCTGGGCTCAGTGGAGGT GATGGTCAGTCAGATTTAGGATCTCTTCTTGCGACAATCAGTGGAATTATAGCTAATTTAAGT ggTGATGGCATCGACCTTAATGCTCTTATTGCATCCGGTATAGGACTGTTCGTTGGATTATTG tctGAAGGCGAAGAGAATCCAGGAGCTATAATAGCGAGTTATCTTCTTACGTCATTGGATACAATCACCGGCGGTGGAGCA AAAAATAATGGAGCATTCTTTGGAAAATTCTTATCGAAGTTGGTTAAGGGCACGAGCGCT GCAGGAGATCCAGATGCAAGTTCTGAAGAAGAAGACAATGGAAACAAAATGATTATGGCAGACTCTGCTGGATTTTTCCTAAGCTTCATAACGTCTATCCTAGGAGATATGTCTAAGAGCAGCTCTAGCTCCCACCCATGGAgaagatattttaaagaaaattattga